Proteins found in one Populus alba chromosome 14, ASM523922v2, whole genome shotgun sequence genomic segment:
- the LOC118041557 gene encoding transcriptional activator TAF-1 isoform X6, with protein sequence MIRCITEQKPVIGLSFKVLPVRELKQFLRIISKLSKDFYSFWCFTMGNNEEGKSSASDKSSPAQQDQTSIHVYPDWAAIQAYYGSRVALPPYYNSGVASGHAPHPYMWGPPQPMMATYGAPYAAIYSHGGVYAHPAAVPIGSHPHGPGVLSSPAANTPLSAETPTKSSGNTDQGLLKKLKGFDGLAMSIGNGDAESAEGGSRLPQSMETEGSSDGSDGNTARGKKRSREGTPTADHHTTGGDTKTETHCSPLLGEVNPSTDKVLGAVVDPGMTKALELRNPPSVNVAKTNPATIPQPGAVLPSEAWSPNDRELKRERRKQSNRESARRSRLRKQAEAEELAHKVETLTTVNVALKSEIDQFTEKSQKLRLENAALTNGSISRRNSRMRNKDLRKK encoded by the exons ATGATCCGATGTATCACTGAACAGAAGCCAGTGATTGGATTATCTTTCAAAGTTTTACCT GTGAGAGAGTTAAAGCAGTTTTTGCGAATCATCTCCAAATTAAGTAaggatttttattctttttggtGTTTTACCATGGGAAACAATGAAGAGGGAAAGTCTTCTGCGTCTGATAAATCTTCTCCTGCCCAACAA GATCAGACCAGCATTCATGTGTATCCTGATTGGGCAGCTATTCAG GCATATTATGGATCCCGAGTGGCTCTCCCACCATATTACAACTCGGGTGTGGCATCTGGCCATGCCCCTCATCCTTATATGTGGGGCCCACCGCAG CCTATGATGGCTACTTATGGGGCACCATATGCAGCAATCTATTCACATGGAGGAGTGTATGCACATCCGGCGGCTGTTCCGATT GGATCCCATCCGCATGGTCCTGGGGTTCTGTCATCTCCTGCA GCTAATACCCCTTTGAGTGCAGAAACACCTACAAAATCTTCAGGAAATACTGATCAGGGTTTACTGAAGAAGTTGAAAGGGTTTGATGGGCTTGCAATGTCAATAGGCAATGGTGATGCTGAGAGTGCAGAGGGTGGGAGTAGGCTACCTCAGAG CATGGAGACAGAAGGTTCCAGTGATGGAAGTGATGGGAATACAGCTAGG ggaaagaaaaggagccGTGAGGGAACACCAACTGCTG ATCATCACACCACAGGTGGAGATACAAAAACAGAGACACATTGTAGCCCTCTTCTTGGAGAGGTGAATCCATCCACTGACAAGGTTTTGGGTGCAGTTGTTGATCCTGGTATGACCAAAGCATTGGAGCTCAGAAACCCTCCTAGTGTGAATGTTGCTAAGACAAATCCTGCAACTATTCCTCAACCTGGTGCCGTGCTGCCTTCGGAAGCCTGGTCACCG AATGACCGGGAGCTGAAACGAGAGAGGAGGAAGCAATCAAACAGAGAATCTGCTAGAAGGTCAAGATTAAGGAAGCAG GCCGAGGCTGAAGAACTCGCACACAAAGTAGAAACGTTGACTACAGTGAACGTGGCACTCAAATCAGAAATAGATCAGTTTACAGAGAAATCGCAGAAACTAAGGCTTGAAAATGCAGCATTAACG AATGGTTCAATTAGCAGGAGAAACTCAAGAATGCGCAACAAGGACCTGCGCAAGAAATGA
- the LOC118041557 gene encoding G-box-binding factor 3 isoform X1: MIRCITEQKPVIGLSFKVLPVRELKQFLRIISKLSKDFYSFWCFTMGNNEEGKSSASDKSSPAQQDQTSIHVYPDWAAIQAYYGSRVALPPYYNSGVASGHAPHPYMWGPPQPMMATYGAPYAAIYSHGGVYAHPAAVPIGSHPHGPGVLSSPAANTPLSAETPTKSSGNTDQGLLKKLKGFDGLAMSIGNGDAESAEGGSRLPQSMETEGSSDGSDGNTARGKKRSREGTPTADHHTTGGDTKTETHCSPLLGEVNPSTDKVLGAVVDPGMTKALELRNPPSVNVAKTNPATIPQPGAVLPSEAWSPNDRELKRERRKQSNRESARRSRLRKQAEAEELAHKVETLTTVNVALKSEIDQFTEKSQKLRLENAALTQEKLKNAQQGPAQEMTLNNIDEQRNSNPGAKLHQLLDASPRADAVAAG, encoded by the exons ATGATCCGATGTATCACTGAACAGAAGCCAGTGATTGGATTATCTTTCAAAGTTTTACCT GTGAGAGAGTTAAAGCAGTTTTTGCGAATCATCTCCAAATTAAGTAaggatttttattctttttggtGTTTTACCATGGGAAACAATGAAGAGGGAAAGTCTTCTGCGTCTGATAAATCTTCTCCTGCCCAACAA GATCAGACCAGCATTCATGTGTATCCTGATTGGGCAGCTATTCAG GCATATTATGGATCCCGAGTGGCTCTCCCACCATATTACAACTCGGGTGTGGCATCTGGCCATGCCCCTCATCCTTATATGTGGGGCCCACCGCAG CCTATGATGGCTACTTATGGGGCACCATATGCAGCAATCTATTCACATGGAGGAGTGTATGCACATCCGGCGGCTGTTCCGATT GGATCCCATCCGCATGGTCCTGGGGTTCTGTCATCTCCTGCA GCTAATACCCCTTTGAGTGCAGAAACACCTACAAAATCTTCAGGAAATACTGATCAGGGTTTACTGAAGAAGTTGAAAGGGTTTGATGGGCTTGCAATGTCAATAGGCAATGGTGATGCTGAGAGTGCAGAGGGTGGGAGTAGGCTACCTCAGAG CATGGAGACAGAAGGTTCCAGTGATGGAAGTGATGGGAATACAGCTAGG ggaaagaaaaggagccGTGAGGGAACACCAACTGCTG ATCATCACACCACAGGTGGAGATACAAAAACAGAGACACATTGTAGCCCTCTTCTTGGAGAGGTGAATCCATCCACTGACAAGGTTTTGGGTGCAGTTGTTGATCCTGGTATGACCAAAGCATTGGAGCTCAGAAACCCTCCTAGTGTGAATGTTGCTAAGACAAATCCTGCAACTATTCCTCAACCTGGTGCCGTGCTGCCTTCGGAAGCCTGGTCACCG AATGACCGGGAGCTGAAACGAGAGAGGAGGAAGCAATCAAACAGAGAATCTGCTAGAAGGTCAAGATTAAGGAAGCAG GCCGAGGCTGAAGAACTCGCACACAAAGTAGAAACGTTGACTACAGTGAACGTGGCACTCAAATCAGAAATAGATCAGTTTACAGAGAAATCGCAGAAACTAAGGCTTGAAAATGCAGCATTAACG CAGGAGAAACTCAAGAATGCGCAACAAGGACCTGCGCAAGAAATGACTTTAAACAACATTGACGAGCAGCGAAACTCCAACCCTGGTGCCAAGCTCCATCAACTGTTGGATGCAAGCCCCAGAGCTGATGCTGTGGCTGCTGGTTGA
- the LOC118041557 gene encoding G-box-binding factor 3 isoform X3 — translation MIRCITEQKPVIGLSFKVLPVRELKQFLRIISKLSKDFYSFWCFTMGNNEEGKSSASDKSSPAQQDQTSIHVYPDWAAIQAYYGSRVALPPYYNSGVASGHAPHPYMWGPPQPMMATYGAPYAAIYSHGGVYAHPAAVPIGSHPHGPGVLSSPAANTPLSAETPTKSSGNTDQGLLKKLKGFDGLAMSIGNGDAESAEGGSRLPQSMETEGSSDGSDGNTARGKKRSREGTPTAGGDTKTETHCSPLLGEVNPSTDKVLGAVVDPGMTKALELRNPPSVNVAKTNPATIPQPGAVLPSEAWSPNDRELKRERRKQSNRESARRSRLRKQAEAEELAHKVETLTTVNVALKSEIDQFTEKSQKLRLENAALTQEKLKNAQQGPAQEMTLNNIDEQRNSNPGAKLHQLLDASPRADAVAAG, via the exons ATGATCCGATGTATCACTGAACAGAAGCCAGTGATTGGATTATCTTTCAAAGTTTTACCT GTGAGAGAGTTAAAGCAGTTTTTGCGAATCATCTCCAAATTAAGTAaggatttttattctttttggtGTTTTACCATGGGAAACAATGAAGAGGGAAAGTCTTCTGCGTCTGATAAATCTTCTCCTGCCCAACAA GATCAGACCAGCATTCATGTGTATCCTGATTGGGCAGCTATTCAG GCATATTATGGATCCCGAGTGGCTCTCCCACCATATTACAACTCGGGTGTGGCATCTGGCCATGCCCCTCATCCTTATATGTGGGGCCCACCGCAG CCTATGATGGCTACTTATGGGGCACCATATGCAGCAATCTATTCACATGGAGGAGTGTATGCACATCCGGCGGCTGTTCCGATT GGATCCCATCCGCATGGTCCTGGGGTTCTGTCATCTCCTGCA GCTAATACCCCTTTGAGTGCAGAAACACCTACAAAATCTTCAGGAAATACTGATCAGGGTTTACTGAAGAAGTTGAAAGGGTTTGATGGGCTTGCAATGTCAATAGGCAATGGTGATGCTGAGAGTGCAGAGGGTGGGAGTAGGCTACCTCAGAG CATGGAGACAGAAGGTTCCAGTGATGGAAGTGATGGGAATACAGCTAGG ggaaagaaaaggagccGTGAGGGAACACCAACTGCTG GTGGAGATACAAAAACAGAGACACATTGTAGCCCTCTTCTTGGAGAGGTGAATCCATCCACTGACAAGGTTTTGGGTGCAGTTGTTGATCCTGGTATGACCAAAGCATTGGAGCTCAGAAACCCTCCTAGTGTGAATGTTGCTAAGACAAATCCTGCAACTATTCCTCAACCTGGTGCCGTGCTGCCTTCGGAAGCCTGGTCACCG AATGACCGGGAGCTGAAACGAGAGAGGAGGAAGCAATCAAACAGAGAATCTGCTAGAAGGTCAAGATTAAGGAAGCAG GCCGAGGCTGAAGAACTCGCACACAAAGTAGAAACGTTGACTACAGTGAACGTGGCACTCAAATCAGAAATAGATCAGTTTACAGAGAAATCGCAGAAACTAAGGCTTGAAAATGCAGCATTAACG CAGGAGAAACTCAAGAATGCGCAACAAGGACCTGCGCAAGAAATGACTTTAAACAACATTGACGAGCAGCGAAACTCCAACCCTGGTGCCAAGCTCCATCAACTGTTGGATGCAAGCCCCAGAGCTGATGCTGTGGCTGCTGGTTGA
- the LOC118041557 gene encoding G-box-binding factor 3 isoform X2, with protein sequence MIRCITEQKPVIGLSFKVLPVRELKQFLRIISKLSKDFYSFWCFTMGNNEEGKSSASDKSSPAQQDQTSIHVYPDWAAIQAYYGSRVALPPYYNSGVASGHAPHPYMWGPPQPMMATYGAPYAAIYSHGGVYAHPAAVPIGSHPHGPGVLSSPAANTPLSAETPTKSSGNTDQGLLKKLKGFDGLAMSIGNGDAESAEGGSRLPQSMETEGSSDGSDGNTARGKKRSREGTPTADHHTTGGDTKTETHCSPLLGEVNPSTDKVLGAVVDPGMTKALELRNPPSVNVAKTNPATIPQPGAVLPSEAWSPNDRELKRERRKQSNRESARRSRLRKQAEAEELAHKVETLTTVNVALKSEIDQFTEKSQKLRLENAALTEKLKNAQQGPAQEMTLNNIDEQRNSNPGAKLHQLLDASPRADAVAAG encoded by the exons ATGATCCGATGTATCACTGAACAGAAGCCAGTGATTGGATTATCTTTCAAAGTTTTACCT GTGAGAGAGTTAAAGCAGTTTTTGCGAATCATCTCCAAATTAAGTAaggatttttattctttttggtGTTTTACCATGGGAAACAATGAAGAGGGAAAGTCTTCTGCGTCTGATAAATCTTCTCCTGCCCAACAA GATCAGACCAGCATTCATGTGTATCCTGATTGGGCAGCTATTCAG GCATATTATGGATCCCGAGTGGCTCTCCCACCATATTACAACTCGGGTGTGGCATCTGGCCATGCCCCTCATCCTTATATGTGGGGCCCACCGCAG CCTATGATGGCTACTTATGGGGCACCATATGCAGCAATCTATTCACATGGAGGAGTGTATGCACATCCGGCGGCTGTTCCGATT GGATCCCATCCGCATGGTCCTGGGGTTCTGTCATCTCCTGCA GCTAATACCCCTTTGAGTGCAGAAACACCTACAAAATCTTCAGGAAATACTGATCAGGGTTTACTGAAGAAGTTGAAAGGGTTTGATGGGCTTGCAATGTCAATAGGCAATGGTGATGCTGAGAGTGCAGAGGGTGGGAGTAGGCTACCTCAGAG CATGGAGACAGAAGGTTCCAGTGATGGAAGTGATGGGAATACAGCTAGG ggaaagaaaaggagccGTGAGGGAACACCAACTGCTG ATCATCACACCACAGGTGGAGATACAAAAACAGAGACACATTGTAGCCCTCTTCTTGGAGAGGTGAATCCATCCACTGACAAGGTTTTGGGTGCAGTTGTTGATCCTGGTATGACCAAAGCATTGGAGCTCAGAAACCCTCCTAGTGTGAATGTTGCTAAGACAAATCCTGCAACTATTCCTCAACCTGGTGCCGTGCTGCCTTCGGAAGCCTGGTCACCG AATGACCGGGAGCTGAAACGAGAGAGGAGGAAGCAATCAAACAGAGAATCTGCTAGAAGGTCAAGATTAAGGAAGCAG GCCGAGGCTGAAGAACTCGCACACAAAGTAGAAACGTTGACTACAGTGAACGTGGCACTCAAATCAGAAATAGATCAGTTTACAGAGAAATCGCAGAAACTAAGGCTTGAAAATGCAGCATTAACG GAGAAACTCAAGAATGCGCAACAAGGACCTGCGCAAGAAATGACTTTAAACAACATTGACGAGCAGCGAAACTCCAACCCTGGTGCCAAGCTCCATCAACTGTTGGATGCAAGCCCCAGAGCTGATGCTGTGGCTGCTGGTTGA
- the LOC118041557 gene encoding common plant regulatory factor 1 isoform X7, producing MIRCITEQKPVIGLSFKVLPVRELKQFLRIISKLSKDFYSFWCFTMGNNEEGKSSASDKSSPAQQDQTSIHVYPDWAAIQAYYGSRVALPPYYNSGVASGHAPHPYMWGPPQPMMATYGAPYAAIYSHGGVYAHPAAVPIGSHPHGPGVLSSPAANTPLSAETPTKSSGNTDQGLLKKLKGFDGLAMSIGNGDAESAEGGSRLPQSMETEGSSDGSDGNTARGKKRSREGTPTAVVDPGMTKALELRNPPSVNVAKTNPATIPQPGAVLPSEAWSPNDRELKRERRKQSNRESARRSRLRKQAEAEELAHKVETLTTVNVALKSEIDQFTEKSQKLRLENAALTQEKLKNAQQGPAQEMTLNNIDEQRNSNPGAKLHQLLDASPRADAVAAG from the exons ATGATCCGATGTATCACTGAACAGAAGCCAGTGATTGGATTATCTTTCAAAGTTTTACCT GTGAGAGAGTTAAAGCAGTTTTTGCGAATCATCTCCAAATTAAGTAaggatttttattctttttggtGTTTTACCATGGGAAACAATGAAGAGGGAAAGTCTTCTGCGTCTGATAAATCTTCTCCTGCCCAACAA GATCAGACCAGCATTCATGTGTATCCTGATTGGGCAGCTATTCAG GCATATTATGGATCCCGAGTGGCTCTCCCACCATATTACAACTCGGGTGTGGCATCTGGCCATGCCCCTCATCCTTATATGTGGGGCCCACCGCAG CCTATGATGGCTACTTATGGGGCACCATATGCAGCAATCTATTCACATGGAGGAGTGTATGCACATCCGGCGGCTGTTCCGATT GGATCCCATCCGCATGGTCCTGGGGTTCTGTCATCTCCTGCA GCTAATACCCCTTTGAGTGCAGAAACACCTACAAAATCTTCAGGAAATACTGATCAGGGTTTACTGAAGAAGTTGAAAGGGTTTGATGGGCTTGCAATGTCAATAGGCAATGGTGATGCTGAGAGTGCAGAGGGTGGGAGTAGGCTACCTCAGAG CATGGAGACAGAAGGTTCCAGTGATGGAAGTGATGGGAATACAGCTAGG ggaaagaaaaggagccGTGAGGGAACACCAACTGCTG TTGTTGATCCTGGTATGACCAAAGCATTGGAGCTCAGAAACCCTCCTAGTGTGAATGTTGCTAAGACAAATCCTGCAACTATTCCTCAACCTGGTGCCGTGCTGCCTTCGGAAGCCTGGTCACCG AATGACCGGGAGCTGAAACGAGAGAGGAGGAAGCAATCAAACAGAGAATCTGCTAGAAGGTCAAGATTAAGGAAGCAG GCCGAGGCTGAAGAACTCGCACACAAAGTAGAAACGTTGACTACAGTGAACGTGGCACTCAAATCAGAAATAGATCAGTTTACAGAGAAATCGCAGAAACTAAGGCTTGAAAATGCAGCATTAACG CAGGAGAAACTCAAGAATGCGCAACAAGGACCTGCGCAAGAAATGACTTTAAACAACATTGACGAGCAGCGAAACTCCAACCCTGGTGCCAAGCTCCATCAACTGTTGGATGCAAGCCCCAGAGCTGATGCTGTGGCTGCTGGTTGA
- the LOC118041557 gene encoding G-box-binding factor 3 isoform X4, with amino-acid sequence MIRCITEQKPVIGLSFKVLPVRELKQFLRIISKLSKDFYSFWCFTMGNNEEGKSSASDKSSPAQQDQTSIHVYPDWAAIQAYYGSRVALPPYYNSGVASGHAPHPYMWGPPQPMMATYGAPYAAIYSHGGVYAHPAAVPIGSHPHGPGVLSSPAANTPLSAETPTKSSGNTDQGLLKKLKGFDGLAMSIGNGDAESAEGGSRLPQSMETEGSSDGSDGNTARGKKRSREGTPTAGGDTKTETHCSPLLGEVNPSTDKVLGAVVDPGMTKALELRNPPSVNVAKTNPATIPQPGAVLPSEAWSPNDRELKRERRKQSNRESARRSRLRKQAEAEELAHKVETLTTVNVALKSEIDQFTEKSQKLRLENAALTEKLKNAQQGPAQEMTLNNIDEQRNSNPGAKLHQLLDASPRADAVAAG; translated from the exons ATGATCCGATGTATCACTGAACAGAAGCCAGTGATTGGATTATCTTTCAAAGTTTTACCT GTGAGAGAGTTAAAGCAGTTTTTGCGAATCATCTCCAAATTAAGTAaggatttttattctttttggtGTTTTACCATGGGAAACAATGAAGAGGGAAAGTCTTCTGCGTCTGATAAATCTTCTCCTGCCCAACAA GATCAGACCAGCATTCATGTGTATCCTGATTGGGCAGCTATTCAG GCATATTATGGATCCCGAGTGGCTCTCCCACCATATTACAACTCGGGTGTGGCATCTGGCCATGCCCCTCATCCTTATATGTGGGGCCCACCGCAG CCTATGATGGCTACTTATGGGGCACCATATGCAGCAATCTATTCACATGGAGGAGTGTATGCACATCCGGCGGCTGTTCCGATT GGATCCCATCCGCATGGTCCTGGGGTTCTGTCATCTCCTGCA GCTAATACCCCTTTGAGTGCAGAAACACCTACAAAATCTTCAGGAAATACTGATCAGGGTTTACTGAAGAAGTTGAAAGGGTTTGATGGGCTTGCAATGTCAATAGGCAATGGTGATGCTGAGAGTGCAGAGGGTGGGAGTAGGCTACCTCAGAG CATGGAGACAGAAGGTTCCAGTGATGGAAGTGATGGGAATACAGCTAGG ggaaagaaaaggagccGTGAGGGAACACCAACTGCTG GTGGAGATACAAAAACAGAGACACATTGTAGCCCTCTTCTTGGAGAGGTGAATCCATCCACTGACAAGGTTTTGGGTGCAGTTGTTGATCCTGGTATGACCAAAGCATTGGAGCTCAGAAACCCTCCTAGTGTGAATGTTGCTAAGACAAATCCTGCAACTATTCCTCAACCTGGTGCCGTGCTGCCTTCGGAAGCCTGGTCACCG AATGACCGGGAGCTGAAACGAGAGAGGAGGAAGCAATCAAACAGAGAATCTGCTAGAAGGTCAAGATTAAGGAAGCAG GCCGAGGCTGAAGAACTCGCACACAAAGTAGAAACGTTGACTACAGTGAACGTGGCACTCAAATCAGAAATAGATCAGTTTACAGAGAAATCGCAGAAACTAAGGCTTGAAAATGCAGCATTAACG GAGAAACTCAAGAATGCGCAACAAGGACCTGCGCAAGAAATGACTTTAAACAACATTGACGAGCAGCGAAACTCCAACCCTGGTGCCAAGCTCCATCAACTGTTGGATGCAAGCCCCAGAGCTGATGCTGTGGCTGCTGGTTGA
- the LOC118041557 gene encoding transcriptional activator TAF-1 isoform X10 yields the protein MIRCITEQKPVIGLSFKVLPVRELKQFLRIISKLSKDFYSFWCFTMGNNEEGKSSASDKSSPAQQDQTSIHVYPDWAAIQPMMATYGAPYAAIYSHGGVYAHPAAVPIANTPLSAETPTKSSGNTDQGLLKKLKGFDGLAMSIGNGDAESAEGGSRLPQSMETEGSSDGSDGNTARGKKRSREGTPTADHHTTGGDTKTETHCSPLLGEVNPSTDKVLGAVVDPGMTKALELRNPPSVNVAKTNPATIPQPGAVLPSEAWSPNDRELKRERRKQSNRESARRSRLRKQAEAEELAHKVETLTTVNVALKSEIDQFTEKSQKLRLENAALTQEKLKNAQQGPAQEMTLNNIDEQRNSNPGAKLHQLLDASPRADAVAAG from the exons ATGATCCGATGTATCACTGAACAGAAGCCAGTGATTGGATTATCTTTCAAAGTTTTACCT GTGAGAGAGTTAAAGCAGTTTTTGCGAATCATCTCCAAATTAAGTAaggatttttattctttttggtGTTTTACCATGGGAAACAATGAAGAGGGAAAGTCTTCTGCGTCTGATAAATCTTCTCCTGCCCAACAA GATCAGACCAGCATTCATGTGTATCCTGATTGGGCAGCTATTCAG CCTATGATGGCTACTTATGGGGCACCATATGCAGCAATCTATTCACATGGAGGAGTGTATGCACATCCGGCGGCTGTTCCGATT GCTAATACCCCTTTGAGTGCAGAAACACCTACAAAATCTTCAGGAAATACTGATCAGGGTTTACTGAAGAAGTTGAAAGGGTTTGATGGGCTTGCAATGTCAATAGGCAATGGTGATGCTGAGAGTGCAGAGGGTGGGAGTAGGCTACCTCAGAG CATGGAGACAGAAGGTTCCAGTGATGGAAGTGATGGGAATACAGCTAGG ggaaagaaaaggagccGTGAGGGAACACCAACTGCTG ATCATCACACCACAGGTGGAGATACAAAAACAGAGACACATTGTAGCCCTCTTCTTGGAGAGGTGAATCCATCCACTGACAAGGTTTTGGGTGCAGTTGTTGATCCTGGTATGACCAAAGCATTGGAGCTCAGAAACCCTCCTAGTGTGAATGTTGCTAAGACAAATCCTGCAACTATTCCTCAACCTGGTGCCGTGCTGCCTTCGGAAGCCTGGTCACCG AATGACCGGGAGCTGAAACGAGAGAGGAGGAAGCAATCAAACAGAGAATCTGCTAGAAGGTCAAGATTAAGGAAGCAG GCCGAGGCTGAAGAACTCGCACACAAAGTAGAAACGTTGACTACAGTGAACGTGGCACTCAAATCAGAAATAGATCAGTTTACAGAGAAATCGCAGAAACTAAGGCTTGAAAATGCAGCATTAACG CAGGAGAAACTCAAGAATGCGCAACAAGGACCTGCGCAAGAAATGACTTTAAACAACATTGACGAGCAGCGAAACTCCAACCCTGGTGCCAAGCTCCATCAACTGTTGGATGCAAGCCCCAGAGCTGATGCTGTGGCTGCTGGTTGA
- the LOC118041557 gene encoding transcriptional activator TAF-1 isoform X8 gives MIRCITEQKPVIGLSFKVLPVRELKQFLRIISKLSKDFYSFWCFTMGNNEEGKSSASDKSSPAQQDQTSIHVYPDWAAIQPMMATYGAPYAAIYSHGGVYAHPAAVPIGSHPHGPGVLSSPAANTPLSAETPTKSSGNTDQGLLKKLKGFDGLAMSIGNGDAESAEGGSRLPQSMETEGSSDGSDGNTARGKKRSREGTPTADHHTTGGDTKTETHCSPLLGEVNPSTDKVLGAVVDPGMTKALELRNPPSVNVAKTNPATIPQPGAVLPSEAWSPNDRELKRERRKQSNRESARRSRLRKQAEAEELAHKVETLTTVNVALKSEIDQFTEKSQKLRLENAALTQEKLKNAQQGPAQEMTLNNIDEQRNSNPGAKLHQLLDASPRADAVAAG, from the exons ATGATCCGATGTATCACTGAACAGAAGCCAGTGATTGGATTATCTTTCAAAGTTTTACCT GTGAGAGAGTTAAAGCAGTTTTTGCGAATCATCTCCAAATTAAGTAaggatttttattctttttggtGTTTTACCATGGGAAACAATGAAGAGGGAAAGTCTTCTGCGTCTGATAAATCTTCTCCTGCCCAACAA GATCAGACCAGCATTCATGTGTATCCTGATTGGGCAGCTATTCAG CCTATGATGGCTACTTATGGGGCACCATATGCAGCAATCTATTCACATGGAGGAGTGTATGCACATCCGGCGGCTGTTCCGATT GGATCCCATCCGCATGGTCCTGGGGTTCTGTCATCTCCTGCA GCTAATACCCCTTTGAGTGCAGAAACACCTACAAAATCTTCAGGAAATACTGATCAGGGTTTACTGAAGAAGTTGAAAGGGTTTGATGGGCTTGCAATGTCAATAGGCAATGGTGATGCTGAGAGTGCAGAGGGTGGGAGTAGGCTACCTCAGAG CATGGAGACAGAAGGTTCCAGTGATGGAAGTGATGGGAATACAGCTAGG ggaaagaaaaggagccGTGAGGGAACACCAACTGCTG ATCATCACACCACAGGTGGAGATACAAAAACAGAGACACATTGTAGCCCTCTTCTTGGAGAGGTGAATCCATCCACTGACAAGGTTTTGGGTGCAGTTGTTGATCCTGGTATGACCAAAGCATTGGAGCTCAGAAACCCTCCTAGTGTGAATGTTGCTAAGACAAATCCTGCAACTATTCCTCAACCTGGTGCCGTGCTGCCTTCGGAAGCCTGGTCACCG AATGACCGGGAGCTGAAACGAGAGAGGAGGAAGCAATCAAACAGAGAATCTGCTAGAAGGTCAAGATTAAGGAAGCAG GCCGAGGCTGAAGAACTCGCACACAAAGTAGAAACGTTGACTACAGTGAACGTGGCACTCAAATCAGAAATAGATCAGTTTACAGAGAAATCGCAGAAACTAAGGCTTGAAAATGCAGCATTAACG CAGGAGAAACTCAAGAATGCGCAACAAGGACCTGCGCAAGAAATGACTTTAAACAACATTGACGAGCAGCGAAACTCCAACCCTGGTGCCAAGCTCCATCAACTGTTGGATGCAAGCCCCAGAGCTGATGCTGTGGCTGCTGGTTGA